The DNA region TCTTTTTCCGCTGGAAGTTTGAAACAATTTAGTGACTTTGTAGATTTCCTCCGGACGATCCGCGACCCGGAAAAGCCAAACACGCTGGAGGACCTGAAGGTGGTCTACGAGGAGGGCATCTTCGTGCAGGAACCGACGGAGGGGAACGTGTACGTCGTGCGGATAGAGTTCAACCCGACCGTGCCGCACTGCTCGCTGGCCACGCTGATTGGGCTGTGCATCCGGATCAAGGTCCAGCGCAGCCTGGCCCACAACCTGAAGCTGGACATCTACATCAAGAAGGGGGCGCACTCGACCGAGGAGGAAAGTGAGTGGAAAATTGCATTGAATTTAGAAGCATTCATagttaaatgaaaataattttcagttaACAAGCAAATCAACGACAAGGAACGAATAGCGGCCGCGATGGAAAATCCAAACCTGAGGCAACTCGTAGAGAATTGCATTAAGGAAGAAGACTGAACGGTTCGTTCTGGTTTCGGAACGGTTTATCGGCTCAAAAGTGGACTCGCGCTGCATGATCAAAGTGGTGTAAAGTTTTTCATAGAAGGTGTGCAAGAGAGTGTTATTTTGTAACTCGTTATTTTTATAGGGATTTAATAGTGATTCTAAACTTTTTCGACAAGGTCAAAAATAAATGAAGATATCGTGGATCGTAaaatttttagtgtaaaaataATTGTAGTGCCGAAAGTCTTATTTCCCAAATCAGTTATATATCAGTTATTGCAAATTCTgaaagtacactcaaaccccgatggtttgacaccaactgttgtcaaacgaacgcgatcactttttagtttgacaccccttttacacggagttcacactcaaggtaagaacaagattgtccgtcaggcctgaacgcaaacgcaaaattttgcgcctgtcatcatagcctgccagtcatcgtgTTCAAATGGGCACAGCCCTGCAGTTCAACATCACTTACACACAGAGAGAAATGACAGCCCTACCACCTGTCAAAAACATAGCTTAATAAATATCATTCTTAACGTTGACTCGAAACGACACGCACGTCTTTACTTTCGCTCTCCCTCTGTGAGGCTCCCgcaagactcccaagacatcgaccattgaacaaagcaacccctgcagattgttcgactgacagttgatagaaaaatcgaactggcacagcgttctgcgttcaccactgcgtcgaacggacaatcttgttcttagcttcaCTATCAAACGTTTCTTTTGATAGTTTtcgtaagcgccgtgtaaaaagtgacagttcgtcaagttttaagtttgactttgaccaaccaacggtctatccaggtttttaagcgaaggtggcgttcgaatggtgaacgtccgaaatgtcaaaatcgcgcagtagcaccaacaatacaaaaaaatgtggctgtcatgccatggcacacttttttcgtaatgttggtaccactgcgtgattttgacatttcgggcgttcacctttcgaacgctattttcgcttaaaaacctggataaactaaaaaagtgtcaaacgaaaaaaagaccaaccaccgggggttgagtgtactcctaataagctaccccTCCGCCAAAAATTAGTAAAAGTTACTTCAGTGAAGTCTGttcaataatgattttaaataaagcaaCATAAACAAATTTCTGGCATCACCAgtgcctgtttatatagccctgtctacctgtcaaataaaagactacatgaacctcgggatggaaaaagcatcatgaaaaaagatgccatgtacattcggcaaAGAAAAACGAACCATAACAAAGCTTCCCCTCCAATGACAACAGGATGTTGGCAGGATGATATAGAAGTTGGTtatttctagagtaaattttcaaaaggtcctatccgACAAAATAAGCAAACTGAGTTATTTATTGCATGACGTTCAGCAAGCCGGAAACTACACGAACCGCTGATCCGATTTTGTAAAAgccttttatttttcaagttattgatagaaaacaaaacaacctAAAACCACTCTCGAAAAATGCTACCCCAAATAAATATAGGTTGTTTTGCCCCTCGGGAGTCCTATGTGCATTCGAGTCAAACGTGCACATAGAACCGTAGCAAATCAACCTATGTGCCATCTATATAATTTTATAGTCATGATGCATATACGCCTAATATACGCCCATATCAAAATGACCTATGTACATGGTTATTTtgctaattaaaaaatatgtataggtcgtttttttatgaaaccctaaaacaaaaatattttgcaaacttcAAGTTCACCCAATCCTCACGCAACGTGTAGGCAACAGCTGATTGAGAGCATGAACCCACTtggaaaataatctggtaaatttgagtgtctggcgctggcggacgtttgtcgtgcagttcagacacacttggcacacttatcctagacaagttttgcgtaacgccagatgaatctggcgaaaatcgggcGAAATTTCTGCcagctgtctggcacaaaaatcaaccggttcaatcggttgaaccgtgcacgaccggtttgtgtcatattcgccagaaatcatggcagaaatctggggtaaatctgggggaaattctgccagatggctggcgcaagaccccagacgaacgccagaattgtgtccgccatttccgaccgggAAATGTTTCAATGCTTCCAGCGTGAGAGAGAGAAACTGTAGGAGAGAAAAACACCCAACCCGCGCTCTCGTAAACATCTGTCGGATAGGTGCTTGCAATTTAACTTACACGACAATGTAAACATTATTTGCCTGAGTCGGATAggacttttaatattttctacGATTATTTACCATTATTTTTACGATTATTTACCAAAGTAGTGCTAGAATCTTGTTGTAGGCTGATAAACTAGAGTTCAGGTAAgtttttctgttaaaaatcaACGGTGGTAGCCTCGGTGGTAGCGGATTAAAACCAacctttttgattgatttttaaattttctttcagAATCTGGTGAACTGGTTTTGAGGACAAATCAGCAACGGCGAGAACAGAGAAACAGAGTCGATCTCGCTAGCCGGAACGAGGAGCCCAAGAACGATAACTCTCCAAGCTGGGGACTTCCGGGGACTGGGAACAGCCGTTGGTAAGTTTAATTTGAGGGACTGCGTCGAGGACTGCGTCGAGGACTGCGTGATTCGAGTTTTGAGTTAGTGAGGAATTTTTTGTTTTAGGTGTCCTGAAGGCGGTTCGTTGTGGCTTTCCGCAATGCGTCCAGTGGGTGGAGGACGCCAACCAGCTGAGGAGGGAGGCATTCGGTGTTAGCCAGCGGCTCAAGCGGTGAATTGTGCAAGAGATTGCCAACGGGTACGGAGTTTATCCGCCGCACTGCAAGAAAAAGTAAACCATCCTGCCCGATCCGGTGTTGCTGGACGTGGAGAAGCGCACCCCGGCAAAGCGAACGGCCGAGGGCAAACCAAAGAAAAGGGAGATTTAAGATTTTGCTGtttcctgtttaattttcacgatatttgattatttaggTGGATGGTTCCCGTGGAAGTTAAAAAATaccacttttttagttttctgttctgattttaaataaaaatttgaagattttgctccaatttaaataatgtttggcttcttgatttttattttttgaaaagtgagatgaaatcctcaaaaaatattttgagctgGGCAAAATGTcacagaaattttaatttatttcaatcatTCTGGCTGGACAAGATAATTAAATGTTGCTTTggtatgaaattcaataaaatataaaaagataaaatataAGCAAATCAGCGATAACTTTTTAGCTATATTAGAAAAATTACTAAGCCTACGGATTATGTATCCTGTGAGAATCGACCTCGGCGGAAGAACGTTCCGGAAGCGGCCGTAGACGTAGTGGTCGTCGTTGGCCTAGCCATCATCGAGGAAGTCGTCACCACGCAGAAACAGCAATTACGAGACTGCAGTAAACTGCAATGACGAAGTCGTTGGCGTCGCAATGGAAACGACTATCTTGGCCGACGGGGACGATATCAGTACGGAGAAGCTGTTTCCGTTGCCATCGACTTCCGAAGAGTAAGCCCAGCAATCTCCACCGCTACCGCCGATGCCACCCCTTTCTCTGTTGCCACCGACCTGTCCAACGCCCGCGTCGGAACgttcccagcagcagcagagttcCAACATCGGAGTAACCGGTTCCTCCAGCGACGAATGTCGCTACGCCCGCCAAATAACAAGGTCTTTCTCACTTGGTTTTatgttcccaaatcatttctgttTTATCAAGTACCGAGGTAACAATTTTACatcttttcaatttaataaagtaaaatttggcaaaaaagttGTGCAAGACTTAACAAACTGTTTATGAATCGCAAATCACAAGCCATGTTGCCTTGTCTACGTCGATCGCTCGGTGGAGCAGAGCAGAGTTTGGAGAAAAACTTTGGGCCAGTTTTTCAGCAGTTGATGTCAACGACGTGATGCACCGACCACCACATCTACGGCCGCTTCCGGGACTTTTAATTCGGCCGCGGCGGGTGAAACCGAGGGTGAAACCATCAGAGCTGGAACGCTCACGACATTGCCGCTGACCTCCTTGTCCTTCGTAACGTTCGAGGTCGATTCTCGCCGGCTACTTGCTCTGCTGTGTGGATGCTGATtcgaggacgacgacgagtgGGAAAGCTTTCGTTGGCGTTCCTCGTGGTGGTGCTTCGAGGACGATGAATTCGACTGTTAACCCGACCAAGAACTGTACTTGTGCCGGTGACGGTCGTTTTCCCTCTCCCGATCGCGATCCTAGTTCCGATCCCGGTTTTTATTGTTGTCTCGCTCGCCGTTCTACCGGTGCTTGTCCTTCTTACCACTGCTACTTTCGTCAGCAAACCGCCTTCACGACACCTAAAAACAAAATTCCACATCAATTCAAA from Culex quinquefasciatus strain JHB chromosome 3, VPISU_Cqui_1.0_pri_paternal, whole genome shotgun sequence includes:
- the LOC6043329 gene encoding MIP18 family protein galla-1 — encoded protein: MLSFFRKKTSDDLTGDGTNSTGSGGGAAVVAKEVVPSPSLSQLGYRSVDDLRETIYDFLRTIRDPEKPNTLEDLKVVYEEGIFVQEPTEGNVYVVRIEFNPTVPHCSLATLIGLCIRIKVQRSLAHNLKLDIYIKKGAHSTEEEINKQINDKERIAAAMENPNLRQLVENCIKEED